From a region of the Syngnathoides biaculeatus isolate LvHL_M chromosome 2, ASM1980259v1, whole genome shotgun sequence genome:
- the LOC133511406 gene encoding gamma-crystallin M2-like yields the protein MGKITFYEEKKFQGRCYNCSSDCADLHSYFTRCSSIRVESGVWVIYERPNYKGFQYILCPGEYADNQQWMAFSDSVKSCRAIKNVYGNAWKLRLYERPNFGGQMLECTEDCPSLYDAYKVREAYSCVVTDGAWVFYDLPNYRGHQYLLEQGEYRQHADWAAASPGIGSFRRITEF from the exons ATGGGGAAG ATCACCTTCTACGAGGAGAAGAAATTCCAGGGCCGCTGCTACAACTGCAGCAGCGACTGTGCCGACCTGCACTCCTACTTCACCCGCTGCAGCTCCATCCGGGTGGAGAGCGGCGTGTGGGTGATCTACGAGAGGCCCAACTACAAGGGCTTCCAGTACATCCTCTGCCCAGGCGAATATGCAGACAACCAGCAGTGGATGGCCTTCAGTGACAGCGTCAAATCCTGCCGCGCCATCAAGAAC GTCTATGGCAACGCGTGGAAGCTCAGACTGTACGAGAGGCCAAACTTCGGTGGGCAGATGTTGGAATGCACCGAAGATTGCCCCTCGCTGTACGATGCCTACAAGGTGCGCGAGGCCTACTCCTGCGTGGTGACCGACGGCGCCTGGGTTTTTTATGACCTCCCCAACTATAGAGGGCACCAGTACCTTCTGGAGCAGGGCGAGTATCGACAGCACGCCGACTGGGCTGCCGCCTCTCCCGGCATCGGCTCCTTCCGTAGAATCACCGAGTTTTAG
- the LOC133494863 gene encoding gamma-crystallin M2-like isoform X1, with amino-acid sequence MATSSLQISFYEDKNYQGRYFECTNDCPELSSHLSRCNSIRVEGGIWVLYERAQYMGYQYVLVQGEYPNYQSWNGFNDTIRSCRLIRHVSSPPNRHRVRIYERADFDGQMMEFSEDQPNLQDRWRYRDVNSAHVQDGMWVFYEQPNYRGRQYLLEKGEYRRHAEWGALHPTVGSMRRVVDY; translated from the exons ATGGCTACTTCCTCGTTGCAGATATCCTTCTACGAGGACAAGAACTACCAGGGCCGCTACTTTGAATGCACCAACGACTGCCCCGAGCTCAGCTCCCACCTGAGTCGCTGCAACTCCATCCGGGTGGAAGGCGGCATCTGGGTCCTCTACGAGAGAGCCCAATACATGGGCTACCAGTATGTGCTGGTGCAGGGCGAGTACCCAAACTACCAAAGCTGGAACGGCTTCAATGACACCATCCGCTCATGTCGCCTGATCAGACACGTAAgttct CCTCCGAATCGGCACAGGGTTCGCATCTACGAACGCGCAGACTTTGACGGCCAAATGATGGAGTTCAGCGAGGACCAGCCCAACCTGCAGGACCGCTGGCGCTACCGGGACGTCAACTCGGCTCACGTCCAGGATGGCATGTGGGTCTTCTACGAGCAGCCCAACTACAGGGGGCGCCAGTACCTGCTGGAGAAGGGCGAATACAGGCGCCACGCCGAGTGGGGTGCCCTTCACCCCACCGTCGGCTCCATGAGACGCGTTGTGGACTACTAA
- the LOC133494863 gene encoding gamma-crystallin M2-like isoform X2: protein MATSSLQISFYEDKNYQGRYFECTNDCPELSSHLSRCNSIRVEGGIWVLYERAQYMGYQYVLVQGEYPNYQSWNGFNDTIRSCRLIRHPPNRHRVRIYERADFDGQMMEFSEDQPNLQDRWRYRDVNSAHVQDGMWVFYEQPNYRGRQYLLEKGEYRRHAEWGALHPTVGSMRRVVDY, encoded by the exons ATGGCTACTTCCTCGTTGCAGATATCCTTCTACGAGGACAAGAACTACCAGGGCCGCTACTTTGAATGCACCAACGACTGCCCCGAGCTCAGCTCCCACCTGAGTCGCTGCAACTCCATCCGGGTGGAAGGCGGCATCTGGGTCCTCTACGAGAGAGCCCAATACATGGGCTACCAGTATGTGCTGGTGCAGGGCGAGTACCCAAACTACCAAAGCTGGAACGGCTTCAATGACACCATCCGCTCATGTCGCCTGATCAGACAC CCTCCGAATCGGCACAGGGTTCGCATCTACGAACGCGCAGACTTTGACGGCCAAATGATGGAGTTCAGCGAGGACCAGCCCAACCTGCAGGACCGCTGGCGCTACCGGGACGTCAACTCGGCTCACGTCCAGGATGGCATGTGGGTCTTCTACGAGCAGCCCAACTACAGGGGGCGCCAGTACCTGCTGGAGAAGGGCGAATACAGGCGCCACGCCGAGTGGGGTGCCCTTCACCCCACCGTCGGCTCCATGAGACGCGTTGTGGACTACTAA
- the LOC133494863 gene encoding gamma-crystallin M2-like isoform X3 produces the protein MERTAKISFYEDKNYQGRYFECTNDCPELSSHLSRCNSIRVEGGIWVLYERAQYMGYQYVLVQGEYPNYQSWNGFNDTIRSCRLIRHPPNRHRVRIYERADFDGQMMEFSEDQPNLQDRWRYRDVNSAHVQDGMWVFYEQPNYRGRQYLLEKGEYRRHAEWGALHPTVGSMRRVVDY, from the exons ATGGAGCGCACAGCCAAG ATATCCTTCTACGAGGACAAGAACTACCAGGGCCGCTACTTTGAATGCACCAACGACTGCCCCGAGCTCAGCTCCCACCTGAGTCGCTGCAACTCCATCCGGGTGGAAGGCGGCATCTGGGTCCTCTACGAGAGAGCCCAATACATGGGCTACCAGTATGTGCTGGTGCAGGGCGAGTACCCAAACTACCAAAGCTGGAACGGCTTCAATGACACCATCCGCTCATGTCGCCTGATCAGACAC CCTCCGAATCGGCACAGGGTTCGCATCTACGAACGCGCAGACTTTGACGGCCAAATGATGGAGTTCAGCGAGGACCAGCCCAACCTGCAGGACCGCTGGCGCTACCGGGACGTCAACTCGGCTCACGTCCAGGATGGCATGTGGGTCTTCTACGAGCAGCCCAACTACAGGGGGCGCCAGTACCTGCTGGAGAAGGGCGAATACAGGCGCCACGCCGAGTGGGGTGCCCTTCACCCCACCGTCGGCTCCATGAGACGCGTTGTGGACTACTAA
- the LOC133511391 gene encoding gamma-crystallin M3-like, which translates to MVATTTSITMGRIIFFEEKNFQGRSYECSSDCSDIHLHLSRCSSCRVENGCFVLYDRSNFIGNQVFLRRGEYSDLMRVGTMTGVGAVMMDTVRSCRLIPMHRGQFRVKIYELENFGGQMQELLEDVESLQDRLYMSDCQSCNVLEGHWLLFEQPNFRGRVIYVKPGEHRSLRESGLSSVMKISSIKRIMDVC; encoded by the exons ATGGTTGCAACAACCACAAGCATCACCATGGGCAGG ATCATTTTCTTCGAGGAGAAGAACTTCCAGGGTCGCTCTTATGAGTGCAGCAGTGACTGCTCCGACATCCACCTGCACCTCAGCCGCTGCAGCTCCTGCCGGGTGGAGAACGGCTGTTTCGTCCTGTACGACCGCTCCAACTTCATTGGGAACCAGGTTTTCCTGAGGAGGGGCGAGTACTCAGACCTGATGCGTGTCGGGACCATGACTGGCGTTGGGGCGGTGATGATGGACACTGTTCGTTCTTGCCGCCTGATCCCCATG CACAGGGGACAGTTCCGAGTGAAAATCTACGAACTTGAGAATTTCGGGGGCCAAATGCAGGAGCTGCTGGAAGACGTTGAATCCCTCCAGGACCGCCTGTACATGTCCGATTGCCAGTCCTGCAATGTTCTGGAGGGCCACTGGCTGCTGTTTGAGCAGCCCAACTTCCGAGGACGTGTGATCTACGTGAAGCCCGGGGAGCACAGGAGCCTCCGGGAAAGCGGCCTGAGCAGCGTGATGAAGATCAGCTCCATCAAACGTATCATGGATGTGTGCTGA
- the LOC133511399 gene encoding gamma-crystallin M3-like encodes MPNLYICSYLTNTMTMGRIIFYEDRNFQGRSYETSSDCPELTTYLSRCNSCRVESGLFMVYEKPNFKGHQVLVRRGEYPDSQRLMGINMSDCIRSSRMIPLHRGPFRVRLYEKENFGGQMHELTDDCENVDRLRMSDCQSCNVMEGHWLMFEQPNFRGRMLYLKPGEHRNLREIGASNIIRLSSIRRIMDSC; translated from the exons ATGCCCAATCTGTACATCTGCAGTTATCTCACAAATACCATGACCATGGGAAGG ATCATCTTCTACGAAGACCGCAACTTCCAGGGTCGCTCCTATGAGACCAGCAGCGACTGCCCCGAGCTCACCACCTACCTGAGCAGGTGTAACTCCTGCCGAGTGGAGAGCGGTCTCTTCATGGTCTACGAGAAGCCCAACTTCAAGGGTCACCAGGTGCTAGTCAGGAGGGGCGAGTATCCTGACAGTCAGCGTCTGATGGGAATCAATATGAGCGACTGCATCAGATCCTCTCGCATGATCCCTTTG CACAGAGGACCATTCCGAGTGAGGCTCTACGAGAAAGAGAACTTTGGAGGACAAATGCACGAGCTGACCGATGACTGCGAGAACGTGGACCGTCTGCGCATGTCCGACTGTCAGTCCTGCAACGTTATGGAGGGCCACTGGCTGATGTTTGAGCAGCCCAACTTCCGAGGAAGGATGCTGTACCTGAAGCCAGGCGAGCACCGCAACCTCCGTGAGATTGGAGCCAGCAACATCATTCGACTGAGCTCCATCCGGCGCATCATGGACTCCTGCTAG